One genomic region from Sphingobacterium multivorum encodes:
- a CDS encoding pyruvate dehydrogenase complex dihydrolipoamide acetyltransferase gives MAEVVRMPKMSDTMTEGVIAKWHKKVGDKVNSGDLVAEIETDKATMDFESYQEGTLLYIGPKEGEAVAIDAVIAVLGEPGEDFQALLSGDAPAAEKAPEKTEEKKAEEVSGPESSASTVTPEELGCTVITMPLLSDTMKEGVIAQWNFKVGDTIKSDDAIADVETDKATMEVTAYADGTLLYVGLEAGQAAKVNDIIAIVGPAGTDITPLLNQKSAPAKAETAEAPKADSAAAVTAAPVASTSSDDSRVKASPLARKIAQEKGINLSDIKGSADGGRIVKKDVESFVPVAAQSAETKAAAAPATEAKAITLPTFVGEERYTEKPVNQMRKTIARRLAESLFTAPHFYLTVSIDMDNAMAARAQINEVAPVKVSFNDIVVKAVAVALKKHPAVNSSWQGDKIRFNEHTNIGVAMAVEDGLLVPVVRFADGKSLSHISAEVKDFAQKAKAKKLQPADWEGSTFTVSNLGMFGIDEFTSIINSPDGAILSVGAIQAVPVVKNGAVVPGNVMKVTLGCDHRVVDGATGAAFLQTLKSLVENPVRLLA, from the coding sequence ATGGCTGAAGTAGTAAGAATGCCGAAAATGAGCGATACAATGACCGAAGGGGTCATCGCGAAATGGCACAAAAAAGTTGGCGATAAAGTAAATTCTGGTGATTTAGTAGCTGAGATTGAAACAGATAAAGCTACAATGGACTTTGAGTCTTACCAAGAAGGAACTCTTTTATATATTGGTCCTAAAGAAGGCGAAGCAGTAGCTATTGATGCTGTTATCGCTGTTTTAGGTGAGCCAGGTGAAGATTTTCAAGCATTGTTGAGCGGTGATGCGCCTGCTGCTGAAAAAGCACCGGAAAAAACAGAAGAAAAAAAAGCAGAAGAAGTTTCTGGTCCAGAATCTTCGGCTAGTACTGTAACTCCTGAGGAATTGGGATGTACGGTAATTACAATGCCTTTGTTAAGTGATACCATGAAAGAGGGTGTCATTGCGCAATGGAACTTCAAAGTTGGTGATACGATTAAATCTGACGATGCTATTGCTGATGTAGAAACTGATAAAGCGACAATGGAAGTTACAGCGTATGCTGATGGTACTTTATTATATGTTGGTCTTGAAGCTGGACAAGCGGCAAAGGTTAACGACATCATCGCGATCGTTGGTCCTGCAGGAACTGATATCACACCTTTGTTAAATCAAAAATCTGCACCTGCAAAGGCAGAAACTGCTGAAGCTCCTAAAGCTGACTCAGCTGCTGCTGTAACTGCCGCACCGGTAGCATCGACTTCAAGCGATGATTCTCGTGTGAAAGCTTCTCCTTTAGCACGTAAAATTGCGCAGGAGAAAGGTATCAACTTAAGTGATATCAAAGGTTCTGCAGATGGTGGCCGTATTGTGAAGAAAGACGTAGAATCATTTGTTCCTGTTGCTGCACAATCTGCGGAAACAAAAGCTGCAGCCGCTCCTGCAACAGAAGCAAAAGCAATCACTTTACCTACATTTGTTGGTGAAGAGCGTTATACTGAAAAACCAGTTAACCAAATGCGTAAAACTATTGCGCGTCGTCTAGCAGAGTCATTGTTTACAGCTCCACACTTCTATTTGACTGTATCAATTGACATGGACAATGCAATGGCTGCTCGTGCGCAGATCAATGAGGTTGCTCCAGTAAAAGTTTCTTTCAATGATATCGTTGTAAAAGCTGTTGCTGTTGCCTTGAAAAAACATCCTGCTGTAAACTCTTCATGGCAAGGCGATAAAATCCGTTTCAATGAGCATACCAACATTGGTGTTGCAATGGCTGTTGAAGATGGTTTATTAGTTCCTGTTGTGCGTTTTGCAGATGGTAAATCATTGTCGCATATCTCTGCAGAGGTGAAAGACTTCGCTCAAAAAGCGAAGGCTAAAAAATTACAGCCTGCGGATTGGGAAGGATCTACATTTACAGTGTCCAACTTAGGTATGTTTGGAATTGACGAATTTACATCCATTATCAACTCACCAGATGGAGCAATCCTTTCTGTTGGTGCTATTCAAGCAGTTCCTGTTGTTAAAAACGGTGCTGTAGTTCCTGGTAATGTAATGAAAGTGACATTGGGTTGTGATCACCGCGTGGTCGATGGTGCAACTGGAGCTGCATTTTTGCAAACATTAAAATCTTTGGTTGAAAATCCAGTAAGATTATTAGCATAA
- a CDS encoding serine hydrolase domain-containing protein, producing the protein MKLFFLKGMVALLMVSTVACSSKEKKQKEAAIAQAKVDSTRLVYNPNNADQKIDAFMKNLHSKAAFNGNVLVAKDGKILYQNTFGWANYLKRDSLKIDDKFELASVSKPLTAVGILKLVEAGKLRLDQTINDFYPDFPYPGITIKMLLTHRSGLPNYVYFSEEHWPDRKKGMTNQDVMKMLTEFKPNRYGAPGGRFFYNNSNFMVLGAIIEKISKQDYATYMKDSVFNVAGMTNTAALSKAVYDKIPTNVIGHDKVWRRSVVQNFQDGPLGDKGIYSTVRDLYRFDLALRDGRLLKQSTLDSAYRGYPDAKKGIFSYGYGWRTFEHGNDHIVYHTGWWHGFRHIYVRDLKRNIVIVLLSNMTNGSLVKLDELYKIMGMPVLRKNAYSTHGDFIIDE; encoded by the coding sequence GTGAAATTATTTTTTTTAAAGGGAATGGTCGCTCTTTTGATGGTATCTACAGTGGCTTGTAGTTCAAAAGAGAAAAAACAGAAGGAAGCAGCAATAGCGCAGGCAAAAGTAGATAGCACGAGACTCGTCTATAATCCAAATAATGCAGATCAGAAAATCGATGCTTTTATGAAAAACCTTCATTCAAAAGCTGCATTCAATGGGAACGTTCTTGTTGCTAAAGATGGGAAAATCTTATATCAGAATACATTCGGCTGGGCCAATTACTTAAAACGGGATAGTCTAAAAATAGATGACAAATTTGAACTCGCTTCCGTTTCTAAACCGTTAACAGCTGTCGGAATTTTGAAGTTAGTGGAGGCAGGAAAGCTACGTCTCGATCAAACGATCAATGACTTCTATCCGGATTTTCCTTATCCTGGTATTACCATAAAAATGTTATTGACACACCGCTCGGGATTACCTAATTATGTTTATTTTTCGGAGGAACATTGGCCTGATCGCAAGAAAGGAATGACAAATCAAGATGTGATGAAAATGCTGACCGAATTTAAGCCTAATCGCTATGGTGCGCCAGGAGGCCGTTTCTTTTACAATAATTCGAACTTTATGGTCTTAGGGGCCATTATTGAAAAGATATCAAAGCAAGATTATGCGACGTATATGAAAGATAGCGTATTCAATGTTGCCGGAATGACAAATACAGCCGCACTCTCTAAGGCCGTGTATGATAAAATTCCGACCAACGTTATTGGACATGATAAGGTATGGCGAAGATCGGTGGTGCAAAATTTTCAGGATGGACCGCTTGGTGACAAAGGAATTTATAGTACAGTGCGTGACCTTTATCGTTTTGATCTGGCTTTGAGAGATGGACGATTGTTAAAGCAGTCAACATTGGATTCAGCATACCGAGGATATCCCGATGCCAAAAAGGGAATTTTTAGCTATGGTTATGGTTGGCGTACCTTTGAGCATGGTAATGATCATATCGTATACCATACAGGCTGGTGGCACGGTTTTAGACATATTTATGTAAGAGATTTAAAAAGAAACATTGTTATTGTTTTACTTTCTAATATGACCAATGGAAGCTTGGTCAAATTGGATGAGCTTTATAAAATCATGGGAATGCCGGTATTGCGTAAAAATGCCTATAGCACCCATGGTGATTTTATCATCGATGAGTAA
- a CDS encoding ROK family transcriptional regulator: MTKAVNLLINKKLESKPEKKNLFNKISIIKLIAELGSVSVNDIVKNLYLSLPTVNSLIAELLEDDFIRQFDKGESIGGRKPNLYKLCDGLFQVLSIELQRFSITMSIMDNNQNIIAETVELDNELSRNGENLAAITQIVDQYLIDKSVDIENLTGIIIGMPGLINAEEGTNETFLHDDNQSITSYFERIYKKPVFILNDVKGAAYAELKFGLAKNTKNSLIILMDWGIGLGIVSNGEVYLGRDGYSGEVGHMPFIDNGELCYCGKRGCLETVASGIALVNNAKQEIQKGELTKLNELQPDELQHLTPTHIIEAANKGDQFAINQISKLGTNLGKAFASLIQLLNPELIVLGGKIAKANELITIPIQQAINSYTMAILKEHCDIKVSSLNLDSNTVGLTNYFITKYLSVELLHKSKI, translated from the coding sequence ATGACTAAAGCCGTAAACTTACTGATTAACAAAAAATTGGAGAGTAAACCTGAAAAGAAAAATCTGTTCAATAAAATCTCCATTATAAAATTAATAGCCGAATTAGGATCTGTATCGGTAAATGACATTGTAAAAAACCTCTATTTAAGCCTGCCTACGGTGAATAGCCTCATTGCAGAGTTGCTGGAAGATGATTTTATCCGTCAATTTGACAAAGGAGAATCTATTGGCGGACGTAAACCCAATTTATATAAACTATGTGATGGATTGTTTCAGGTGCTTTCGATTGAGCTCCAACGTTTCTCCATCACGATGAGCATAATGGACAACAACCAGAACATTATTGCTGAAACTGTTGAGCTGGATAATGAATTATCTCGCAATGGAGAAAATCTAGCCGCTATCACACAAATCGTTGATCAATATCTTATCGATAAATCAGTTGATATCGAGAACCTAACAGGAATTATCATTGGTATGCCTGGGCTAATCAACGCTGAAGAAGGTACCAACGAGACTTTTTTACATGACGATAATCAATCCATAACAAGCTACTTTGAGCGTATATATAAAAAACCGGTCTTCATTCTCAATGACGTCAAAGGCGCTGCTTATGCTGAATTGAAATTTGGATTGGCAAAAAACACAAAAAACAGTTTAATTATCTTAATGGATTGGGGGATTGGTTTAGGAATCGTCTCCAATGGCGAAGTCTATCTGGGACGTGATGGCTACTCTGGCGAAGTGGGACATATGCCCTTTATCGATAATGGCGAGCTATGCTACTGTGGGAAAAGAGGTTGTTTGGAAACCGTAGCTTCCGGAATTGCTTTGGTCAACAATGCTAAACAGGAAATCCAGAAAGGAGAGCTGACTAAATTAAATGAATTGCAACCCGATGAATTACAACACTTAACACCGACACATATTATTGAAGCTGCAAACAAAGGTGATCAATTTGCAATAAACCAGATTTCAAAACTAGGGACAAATCTAGGGAAAGCATTTGCATCCTTGATACAGCTCCTCAACCCCGAATTGATCGTATTGGGTGGTAAGATTGCAAAAGCAAATGAACTGATCACGATTCCCATACAGCAAGCCATAAATTCGTATACCATGGCGATCTTGAAGGAACATTGTGACATTAAAGTTTCAAGTCTAAATCTTGACAGCAATACCGTGGGGCTAACAAATTATTTTATCACGAAGTATCTTTCGGTTGAATTACTTCATAAGTCCAAAATCTAA
- a CDS encoding family 16 glycoside hydrolase — translation MKRIFNSLTVLLLISSATYAQQPQNRTTATKIADVLAQQPAEEKEKFLLAMHELEGFSSDDVVTFLKGLKAPGSNNAPIEFAANSYSFYVNQPGKEQQKRVFVEGLAKSISQLSEPTNQVFALRLLRQCADNTAIPAVANCLANDYLADAAARTLVSIRTPESTAALEKALATSTTEKTAIALVTALGDLKDKNAENAILGLTKKYNSDGFQRTALIALSKIGGTASESLFQEKLTAAGYSYDKFDAVGLGIDYAQALIDNKHDQDAIKFLNKFFQESQKAKSINGQIASLKLLTTIDPAKQQKNLLAAVKSDNGAYRNIALQLLGKYGKGSDAKSLLALASKGTPEVQESVLNYLAHNGSASSLKLIQALVNKTQSPVTKLAGLNALNTLSQGKETNTLIQALNADQQFNNSVKALILSSKDANVVTDVNNALATVDDDKKIQLLDILSKRSNNASSKAVLAIKSSNPAVEEAINKALPNVAQESDLEELFNRLNNTTDNKSAVLLQRAIVNVIQSSTNSKGLTEKLAANIAKSAAPNTAKYFPIFAGLGDAQSLKAVTAYLNNNNTSLRSAAIESLASWSSSNALPELVSLSRTEKDDNLFNTVYRGLIKSISSSSNTPEQKTLLLRDAFSVAKTADQKKAALSALQPTGTYQSLIFAADLMNDAQLGGTAANVAMNIAMDNKFYGKKVREVLEQVIGKLSGSESGYLKEAVVRYLAEMPIKEGYVSMFNGKDLSGWKGLVADPIKRSKMDEKTLAAEQAKADDIMRKGWKASNGEIAFSGKGDNLATVKKYGDFEMLVDWKLENYGGIEGDAGIYLRGTPQVQIWDIANTRVGAQVGSGGLYNNQKNESKPLKVADNATGEWNTFKIKMVDDKVTVWLNGQLVTDNIPLENYWDRNQSIFPTEQIELQAHGSVVYYRDLFIKEFPRKQIFKLSDQEKKEGFEVLFDGTNLDKWTENQAYVINDEGYIWVYPNAKFGGNLYTKEEYADFIYRFDFKLTPGANNGVGIRAPLEGDAAYEAMEIQVLDDGADVYKDLKQYQYHGSIYGVVPAKKGHLKPVGEWNSEEIVVKGNRIKVTLNGAVIVDADIAEASKNGTLDGKQHPGLKRTSGHIGFLGHGTEVFFKDIRVKKLK, via the coding sequence ATGAAAAGAATATTCAATTCGCTGACTGTATTGCTTCTTATATCTAGTGCAACTTACGCTCAGCAACCACAAAATAGAACGACTGCAACCAAAATAGCAGACGTATTGGCACAGCAGCCTGCCGAAGAAAAAGAAAAATTTTTGCTTGCCATGCATGAGCTGGAAGGTTTTTCGTCTGACGACGTTGTCACTTTCCTCAAGGGACTTAAAGCACCGGGAAGCAATAATGCTCCGATAGAATTTGCAGCAAACAGCTATTCATTCTATGTAAATCAACCAGGTAAAGAACAGCAAAAAAGAGTTTTTGTTGAAGGTTTGGCAAAATCCATCTCGCAATTGAGTGAACCAACAAATCAGGTCTTTGCCCTACGCCTATTACGTCAATGTGCAGATAATACCGCTATACCTGCTGTCGCAAATTGCTTGGCAAACGATTATCTTGCCGATGCTGCAGCGAGAACTCTAGTATCTATTCGTACCCCTGAGTCGACAGCAGCCTTAGAAAAAGCTTTAGCAACGTCAACAACAGAGAAAACTGCTATCGCCTTAGTTACTGCGCTCGGAGATTTAAAGGATAAAAATGCTGAAAATGCTATTTTGGGATTGACCAAAAAATATAATTCGGACGGTTTTCAACGGACAGCATTAATCGCATTAAGCAAAATCGGTGGCACAGCTTCTGAATCGCTATTCCAGGAAAAACTAACTGCTGCAGGTTACAGCTACGACAAATTTGATGCGGTTGGTCTTGGTATCGACTATGCTCAAGCATTGATCGACAATAAGCATGATCAAGATGCAATCAAGTTTCTGAACAAATTTTTCCAAGAATCCCAAAAAGCCAAATCAATCAACGGTCAAATTGCATCGCTTAAATTATTGACAACCATTGACCCAGCGAAACAACAAAAGAACTTATTAGCAGCAGTTAAGAGCGATAATGGTGCTTACCGTAACATTGCTTTACAATTACTCGGAAAATACGGAAAGGGCAGCGACGCAAAAAGCTTGCTTGCTTTAGCAAGCAAGGGTACGCCTGAAGTTCAAGAAAGTGTATTGAACTACTTAGCCCACAATGGTTCGGCAAGCAGCTTAAAACTAATCCAGGCTTTAGTAAATAAAACACAGTCTCCAGTAACTAAATTAGCCGGACTAAATGCACTAAATACGCTATCACAAGGAAAAGAAACCAATACTTTAATCCAGGCTCTCAACGCAGATCAACAGTTCAACAATTCGGTAAAAGCGTTGATCCTGTCGTCTAAAGATGCAAATGTCGTTACCGATGTCAACAATGCGCTCGCTACGGTAGACGACGACAAAAAAATTCAATTGCTGGATATTTTAAGTAAACGTTCCAACAATGCATCATCCAAAGCTGTATTAGCAATAAAGAGTTCAAATCCTGCTGTCGAGGAAGCGATCAACAAAGCACTTCCCAATGTTGCCCAGGAGTCGGATTTAGAAGAACTATTCAATAGGCTAAACAATACGACCGATAATAAATCTGCCGTTCTATTGCAACGTGCCATTGTCAATGTGATTCAGTCAAGCACAAATTCAAAAGGATTAACAGAAAAACTAGCAGCTAATATAGCGAAATCAGCAGCGCCTAATACCGCCAAATATTTCCCTATTTTTGCTGGGCTTGGTGACGCACAGTCATTGAAAGCTGTAACAGCATACCTTAACAATAATAATACGAGTCTACGGTCAGCAGCAATTGAATCTTTGGCTAGCTGGTCTTCCTCCAATGCACTTCCAGAATTGGTATCTCTTTCCCGAACAGAAAAAGATGATAATCTGTTCAATACGGTATACCGGGGATTAATTAAATCAATTTCTTCTTCTTCGAATACGCCTGAACAGAAAACGTTGTTATTAAGAGATGCATTCAGCGTTGCCAAAACAGCAGATCAGAAAAAAGCAGCATTATCGGCGTTACAACCTACAGGAACATACCAGTCTTTAATTTTTGCCGCCGACTTAATGAACGATGCACAACTGGGCGGAACTGCCGCCAATGTAGCAATGAACATTGCCATGGACAACAAGTTCTATGGAAAAAAGGTCAGAGAGGTTCTTGAGCAGGTCATCGGTAAATTGTCGGGTAGTGAAAGTGGATACCTTAAAGAAGCCGTTGTTCGCTATCTCGCTGAAATGCCCATCAAAGAGGGGTACGTTTCGATGTTCAATGGTAAAGACCTAAGTGGCTGGAAAGGTTTGGTAGCGGATCCGATCAAACGCAGTAAGATGGACGAGAAGACTTTAGCAGCAGAACAAGCTAAAGCCGACGATATCATGCGCAAAGGATGGAAAGCATCCAATGGCGAAATTGCCTTCAGTGGTAAAGGAGATAACCTGGCTACCGTAAAGAAATATGGCGATTTTGAAATGCTCGTAGATTGGAAATTGGAGAACTATGGTGGTATAGAAGGTGATGCCGGTATTTACTTGAGAGGTACTCCACAGGTACAAATTTGGGATATTGCGAATACAAGAGTCGGTGCCCAAGTTGGCTCTGGTGGATTATATAACAACCAGAAAAATGAAAGCAAACCATTGAAGGTTGCCGACAATGCTACCGGCGAGTGGAACACGTTTAAAATCAAAATGGTAGACGATAAAGTCACGGTTTGGTTAAATGGACAGTTAGTAACCGATAATATTCCTCTTGAAAACTATTGGGATAGAAACCAATCCATTTTCCCTACCGAACAAATTGAGTTACAAGCGCATGGTTCAGTTGTTTATTATAGAGATCTTTTTATCAAGGAATTCCCAAGAAAGCAAATCTTTAAGTTGAGCGATCAAGAGAAAAAAGAAGGTTTTGAAGTACTTTTTGATGGAACAAACCTCGACAAGTGGACAGAAAACCAAGCTTATGTCATCAATGACGAAGGTTATATCTGGGTGTATCCAAATGCAAAATTTGGTGGAAACCTCTACACAAAAGAAGAATACGCAGACTTCATTTATCGCTTCGACTTCAAATTAACCCCTGGTGCCAACAATGGTGTGGGAATAAGGGCTCCTCTAGAGGGGGACGCCGCATATGAGGCAATGGAAATTCAGGTACTTGATGATGGCGCAGATGTTTATAAAGACTTGAAGCAATACCAATATCACGGTTCGATTTATGGTGTTGTTCCTGCCAAAAAAGGTCATTTAAAACCTGTAGGTGAATGGAACTCTGAGGAAATAGTCGTGAAAGGAAATCGTATCAAAGTTACACTGAATGGCGCTGTTATTGTTGATGCGGATATCGCCGAGGCAAGCAAAAACGGAACCTTAGATGGCAAACAACATCCTGGACTTAAACGAACCTCTGGTCATATCGGCTTCCTTGGACACGGTACCGAAGTATTCTTTAAAGATATTCGAGTAAAAAAACTCAAATAG
- a CDS encoding CoA-binding protein yields MKKTLILGASTNPSRYSNKAANMLHKHGHAIVNIGLSGGEAAGVPIEKKGEIYTDIDTVTMYLSEPNQKEYYDYILATKPKRIIFNPGAENSTLEQLAMEHGIKTERACTLVLLSTGQF; encoded by the coding sequence ATGAAAAAAACATTGATTTTGGGTGCTAGCACCAATCCTTCGCGTTATTCGAATAAAGCGGCAAATATGCTGCATAAACATGGGCATGCTATTGTCAATATTGGCCTGAGTGGAGGTGAAGCTGCTGGAGTTCCCATTGAAAAGAAAGGTGAGATCTATACAGATATTGATACGGTGACAATGTACCTTAGCGAGCCTAATCAGAAAGAATACTATGATTATATATTGGCTACGAAGCCAAAACGAATCATATTTAATCCTGGTGCAGAGAATTCAACATTGGAACAGCTCGCTATGGAGCACGGCATTAAAACAGAAAGAGCCTGTACTCTTGTCTTGTTGAGTACAGGGCAATTTTAG
- the pdhA gene encoding pyruvate dehydrogenase (acetyl-transferring) E1 component subunit alpha: MSSTPITKETYLEWYKSMLLMRKFEEKAGQLYGQQKIRGFCHLYIGQEAVVAGTMSVIKPEDSLITAYRDHAHALAKGVSANACMAELYGKITGCSKGKGGSMHFFSKEHKFMGGHGIVGGQIPLGAGIAFAEKYLGTDNVNICYMGDGAVRQGAFNETLNMAMLWKLPVIFVCENNGYAMGTSVQRTTNMQDIYKMGLGFDMPSAPVDGMDVVAVHNAMDEAVQRARAGEGPTFLEIRTYRYKGHSMSDPAKYRTKEELEAYKDRDPLLSTKHAILENNYADDAWFAEVEADVKKVVEESVKFAEESPYPTADELYKDVYVQQDYPFILD; this comes from the coding sequence ATGAGTTCAACACCTATAACAAAAGAGACATATTTGGAGTGGTATAAGTCTATGTTACTTATGCGTAAGTTTGAAGAAAAAGCAGGTCAACTTTACGGACAGCAAAAGATTCGTGGTTTCTGTCACTTGTACATAGGACAAGAGGCTGTAGTCGCTGGAACGATGTCAGTAATCAAACCTGAGGATTCTCTAATCACTGCTTATCGTGATCACGCCCACGCTTTGGCTAAAGGCGTTTCTGCAAATGCTTGTATGGCTGAATTATATGGAAAGATCACTGGTTGTTCAAAAGGTAAAGGAGGTTCTATGCACTTCTTCTCTAAAGAGCACAAATTCATGGGTGGCCATGGTATTGTTGGTGGTCAGATTCCTTTAGGTGCTGGTATCGCATTTGCTGAAAAATATCTTGGTACAGATAATGTAAATATCTGTTATATGGGTGATGGAGCTGTGCGTCAAGGTGCATTCAATGAGACATTGAACATGGCGATGTTGTGGAAACTCCCGGTTATCTTCGTATGTGAAAACAACGGTTATGCCATGGGTACTTCTGTACAACGTACAACGAACATGCAGGATATTTACAAAATGGGCTTAGGTTTCGATATGCCTTCTGCTCCGGTTGATGGAATGGATGTGGTTGCTGTACACAATGCGATGGACGAAGCGGTTCAACGTGCTCGTGCGGGTGAAGGTCCAACATTCTTAGAAATTCGCACATACCGTTACAAAGGCCACTCGATGTCTGATCCGGCTAAATATCGTACGAAAGAAGAGCTAGAAGCATATAAAGACCGTGACCCATTGTTGTCGACTAAACATGCTATTTTAGAAAACAACTATGCGGATGACGCTTGGTTTGCAGAGGTTGAGGCTGATGTGAAAAAGGTCGTTGAAGAGTCTGTAAAATTTGCAGAGGAATCACCTTATCCAACTGCAGATGAATTGTACAAAGATGTATATGTACAACAAGACTATCCATTTATTTTAGATTAA
- the hisS gene encoding histidine--tRNA ligase encodes MAVVKPSLAKGTRDFSPSEMIKRNYIFDTLKTVFRKYGYNEIQTPSFENLTTLTGKYGDEGDKLIFKILNSGDYLTKAPDSLLHDKNSNKLIPHITEKALRYDLTVPFARYVVMHQNDITLPFKRFQVQPVWRADRPQRGRYREFYQCDVDVVGSESLLNEAEFILIYQEAFERFGLKDFNIKINNRKILSGIAEIIGKPELIVDMTVAIDKLDKIGLEGVNKELLERGFTEADLAILKPIILLEGSNDEKLASLKAILVTSAVGLNGIAEIEDVFDYVAKLGAEEKLLHQIIDLDITLARGLNYYTGCIFEVKTNEVAMGSIGGGGRYDDLTGMFGLKGLTGVGVSFGADRIYDVLEELNLFPAGKADSTKLLIINFDKQLESYTLSLLNKLRKENIASELYASPVKLKKQMGYADGKGIPYVLLVGEEEAASGQLSLKDMESGEQVKVTESELIQKLR; translated from the coding sequence ATGGCAGTAGTAAAACCTTCTTTGGCAAAAGGAACGCGTGATTTTTCGCCTTCCGAAATGATCAAACGCAACTATATTTTCGATACACTGAAAACGGTATTCAGAAAATATGGCTATAATGAAATACAGACCCCTTCATTTGAGAATTTGACGACCCTTACCGGTAAATACGGCGACGAGGGCGATAAATTGATCTTTAAGATTCTTAATTCGGGTGACTACCTGACAAAAGCGCCCGACAGCCTGCTTCACGATAAAAATTCCAATAAGCTCATTCCGCATATAACAGAGAAAGCACTAAGATATGATCTTACAGTGCCCTTTGCACGCTATGTTGTGATGCACCAAAATGATATTACTTTACCGTTTAAGCGCTTTCAGGTGCAACCTGTGTGGCGTGCAGATCGTCCGCAGCGCGGAAGATACCGCGAGTTTTATCAATGTGATGTCGACGTGGTCGGGTCAGAAAGTTTATTGAATGAAGCGGAGTTTATTTTGATTTATCAAGAAGCCTTCGAACGGTTTGGACTGAAAGATTTTAATATCAAAATCAACAACCGGAAAATTCTTTCGGGTATTGCTGAAATCATCGGCAAACCGGAGCTGATTGTGGACATGACTGTCGCGATCGATAAATTGGATAAAATCGGGTTGGAAGGTGTCAACAAAGAGTTGTTGGAAAGAGGTTTTACAGAAGCAGATCTTGCTATTTTGAAACCTATAATTTTATTGGAAGGCTCAAATGATGAGAAACTTGCTTCCTTAAAAGCGATTTTAGTAACTTCTGCTGTCGGCTTAAATGGTATTGCAGAGATTGAGGACGTGTTTGACTATGTGGCCAAATTAGGTGCTGAAGAAAAGTTGCTTCATCAAATCATAGATCTGGATATTACATTGGCCCGAGGTCTCAATTATTATACGGGCTGTATCTTTGAGGTCAAGACGAATGAAGTTGCCATGGGAAGTATAGGTGGAGGTGGTCGCTACGATGATCTTACAGGTATGTTTGGTTTGAAGGGACTGACCGGGGTCGGGGTTTCCTTTGGTGCGGACCGCATTTATGATGTGCTGGAAGAGCTGAACTTATTTCCTGCTGGGAAAGCTGATTCTACCAAGCTCCTGATCATCAATTTTGACAAACAGCTGGAAAGTTATACCCTGAGCTTACTCAACAAACTTCGCAAGGAAAATATCGCTTCGGAACTCTATGCTTCTCCTGTAAAATTGAAAAAGCAAATGGGCTATGCGGATGGGAAAGGTATTCCCTATGTGTTATTAGTCGGTGAAGAGGAGGCTGCATCGGGGCAATTGTCATTAAAGGACATGGAAAGCGGGGAGCAGGTAAAGGTAACTGAAAGTGAGCTGATCCAAAAACTTCGATAG